A genome region from Jeongeupia sp. HS-3 includes the following:
- the gpmI gene encoding 2,3-bisphosphoglycerate-independent phosphoglycerate mutase, with protein sequence MTQANATASVKPVLLLILDGYGYREEIQDNAIAAAKKPNLDRLFAQYPWTTINASEQFVGLPDGQFGNSEVGHLNIGAGRVLLQDISRIDVDVAAGTLGQTPVFAEAIEKAKTTGKTLHIMGLVSDGGVHAHEAHIHALIKDAAAAGVKQIDVHAFLDGRDTPPRSAESYLEKLQRVCDDAKVARIVGIVGRYWVMDRDKRWERVEPAYNLLVDGKGLHHADSALDGLNAAYARNENDEFVGATSIGAPARMEDGDIVIFMNFRADRARQIAVALTDAAFDGFARSRVVQFGLFCTATRYAESYPFPAAYEKEKVKNSFGEYVGSLGLKQLRIAETEKYPHVTYFFSGGEENEFPGEDRILVPSPKVATYDLQPEMSALEVADKIVAAIESQQYAAIICNLANGDMVGHTGIFDAAVKAVETLDVCVGKCVEAMQKIGGEVLITADHGNCELMYDKDAHQPHTQHTTDVVPFVYVGRKATMAPRGSGALRDIAPTMLALMGLPQPVEMTGHSLVELA encoded by the coding sequence ATGACGCAAGCGAACGCTACCGCATCGGTCAAACCGGTCCTGCTGCTGATCCTCGATGGCTACGGTTACCGTGAAGAAATCCAGGACAACGCCATCGCGGCGGCCAAGAAGCCCAACCTCGATCGTCTCTTCGCGCAGTACCCGTGGACAACGATCAATGCCTCCGAGCAGTTTGTCGGCTTGCCCGACGGCCAGTTCGGCAATTCCGAAGTCGGCCATCTGAATATCGGCGCCGGACGCGTACTGCTGCAAGACATCAGCCGTATCGACGTCGATGTCGCCGCCGGCACGCTGGGCCAGACCCCGGTGTTCGCCGAGGCCATTGAAAAAGCCAAGACCACCGGCAAAACCCTGCACATCATGGGACTGGTTTCCGACGGCGGCGTACATGCGCACGAAGCGCACATCCACGCGCTGATCAAGGATGCCGCTGCCGCCGGCGTCAAACAGATTGATGTGCACGCCTTCCTTGATGGCCGTGATACCCCGCCGCGCAGCGCCGAGTCCTACCTGGAAAAGCTGCAGCGCGTCTGTGACGACGCCAAGGTCGCACGCATTGTCGGCATCGTCGGTCGTTACTGGGTGATGGATCGCGACAAGCGCTGGGAACGCGTCGAACCGGCGTATAACCTCCTCGTTGACGGCAAGGGCCTGCATCATGCCGACAGCGCGCTCGACGGCCTCAATGCCGCGTATGCACGCAACGAGAACGACGAGTTCGTCGGCGCCACCAGCATCGGCGCGCCGGCGCGAATGGAAGATGGCGATATCGTCATCTTCATGAATTTCCGTGCCGACCGCGCCCGCCAGATCGCCGTCGCCCTCACCGACGCGGCATTCGACGGCTTTGCCCGTTCCCGCGTCGTCCAGTTCGGCCTCTTCTGTACCGCGACACGCTACGCCGAAAGCTACCCCTTCCCGGCCGCGTACGAGAAAGAGAAGGTCAAGAACAGCTTTGGCGAATACGTCGGTTCGCTTGGGCTGAAACAGCTGCGTATCGCCGAAACCGAGAAATACCCGCACGTCACCTACTTTTTCTCGGGCGGTGAAGAGAACGAATTCCCGGGCGAAGATCGCATCCTGGTGCCGAGTCCCAAGGTCGCCACTTACGATCTGCAGCCGGAAATGAGCGCGCTCGAAGTGGCCGACAAGATCGTCGCCGCGATCGAATCGCAACAGTACGCAGCGATCATCTGCAACCTCGCCAATGGCGATATGGTGGGTCACACCGGCATTTTCGATGCCGCGGTCAAGGCGGTAGAAACGCTCGATGTCTGCGTCGGCAAGTGCGTTGAAGCCATGCAGAAAATCGGTGGCGAAGTGCTGATCACCGCCGACCACGGCAACTGCGAACTGATGTACGACAAGGATGCGCACCAGCCGCACACCCAGCACACCACCGACGTCGTGCCTTTCGTCTACGTCGGCCGCAAGGCCACGATGGCGCCACGCGGTAGCGGTGCCTTGCGCGATATCGCCCCGACGATGCTCGCGCTGATGGGTTTGCCGCAACCGGTGGAAATGACAGGTCATTCACTCGTCGAGCTCGCCTGA
- a CDS encoding peptidoglycan DD-metalloendopeptidase family protein: MLRRALTLTLLLSTGAFAAPAEPVSRQQSTEKQQELKALRGQINTLKKELAGTESDRREASDALKDSESAISDANRILNDLGTQRSLTSSELAKLESDIATIRSRIGQSQQRLARLIKTRYKSGELEAWRLLLNQQDPNQVNRTLGYYRYLVAAQQALAYQLEAQLAELDQLAGEIRDKQAELATMSLEKQKQKSRLQSEQSNRKALVEQLSTEIGNQRGQIQKLSADETRITGLIDRLNALIKKQEAERARQQAKKRADAIARAKAVREANARAATQAKNEGKPAPKPTPEPKAEINDDVPDASFSGKAFASLKGKLKLPAKGEIIGRYGAQRSEGTNWKGVMIKATPGQAVHAVASGRVVFADWLRGFGNLVIVEHGGGYMSLYAGNEALLKRVGDSVNAGDNIATSGNTGGMADSGVYFELRQNGRPLDPLSWVG, translated from the coding sequence ATGCTGCGCCGCGCGCTTACCCTGACCCTGCTGCTTTCGACCGGCGCTTTTGCGGCGCCGGCCGAGCCTGTTTCCCGCCAGCAAAGCACCGAAAAGCAGCAGGAGCTCAAGGCACTGCGCGGCCAGATCAATACGCTCAAGAAAGAACTGGCCGGTACCGAGTCGGACCGGCGTGAAGCCAGTGATGCGCTCAAGGACTCGGAGTCGGCGATCTCGGATGCCAACCGCATTCTCAATGATCTGGGCACTCAACGCTCGCTGACCAGTAGCGAACTGGCCAAGCTCGAGAGCGATATCGCCACCATTCGCAGCCGCATCGGTCAGAGCCAGCAACGGCTGGCACGGCTGATCAAGACCCGCTACAAAAGCGGCGAACTTGAAGCCTGGCGCCTGCTGCTGAACCAGCAGGATCCCAACCAGGTTAACCGCACGCTTGGCTACTACCGCTACCTGGTCGCTGCGCAGCAAGCCCTGGCGTATCAGCTGGAAGCCCAGCTGGCCGAACTGGACCAGCTCGCCGGCGAGATTCGCGACAAACAGGCCGAGCTGGCCACGATGAGTCTGGAAAAGCAGAAACAGAAATCGCGACTGCAATCCGAGCAAAGCAACCGCAAGGCGCTGGTTGAACAGCTCTCGACCGAGATCGGCAATCAACGCGGTCAGATCCAGAAACTCAGCGCCGACGAAACACGCATCACCGGCCTGATCGATCGCCTCAATGCGCTGATCAAGAAACAGGAAGCCGAACGCGCCCGACAACAAGCGAAGAAACGCGCCGATGCCATCGCGCGCGCCAAGGCCGTTCGCGAGGCCAACGCCCGCGCGGCCACGCAAGCCAAGAACGAGGGCAAACCAGCGCCCAAGCCAACGCCGGAACCCAAGGCCGAGATCAACGACGACGTGCCGGATGCCAGCTTTTCGGGCAAGGCGTTTGCTTCGCTCAAGGGCAAGCTGAAACTGCCGGCCAAGGGTGAAATCATCGGCCGCTACGGCGCGCAGCGCTCTGAAGGCACCAACTGGAAGGGCGTGATGATCAAGGCCACGCCGGGCCAAGCGGTGCACGCCGTCGCCAGCGGCCGCGTGGTCTTTGCCGACTGGTTGCGCGGCTTTGGCAACCTTGTCATCGTCGAGCACGGCGGCGGTTATATGAGCCTCTATGCCGGCAACGAAGCCTTGCTCAAGCGCGTCGGCGACAGCGTCAATGCCGGGGACAATATCGCCACCAGTGGCAACACCGGTGGCATGGCGGATTCCGGTGTATATTTTGAACTCAGACAGAATGGCCGCCCGCTCGACCCGCTGAGCTGGGTAGGCTAA
- a CDS encoding S41 family peptidase, whose protein sequence is MKQKLQKLGLLCVGASLGVAVSLSFNAVADKDANTNPLPIDELRAFSTVFGLIKQNYVEPVEDKKLISEAIKGMVSGLDPHSTYLDAKDFKDLQETTQGEFGGLGLEVNMEDGLVRIVSPIEDSPADKAGIKAGDFIVKIDDTQVQGISLTDAVSKMRGKAGSSVTLTILRKGAAKPLVLTLKRAVIQVQSVKFKLAEPDYGYIRVTQFQERTTETLAKAIETLYKDNKTPLKGIVLDLRNDPGGLLNSAVGVSAAFLPKGALVVYTEGRSADAKIRLTAERENYLRPGNKGDYLTGLPKDIKNVPLVVLVNGGSASASEIVAGALQDHKRALVVGTQSFGKGSVQTILPIDAKSAVKLTTARYYTPNGRSIQAKGITPDIEIEEATLNGREDNGLRIRESDLEHHLDNPSDKGGKSDASKPKAVIRPKATLPKLEASEAEADSPRELVSKKDYQLQQAFNVLKVQQLLQQKDQPKADTAAKPKAANGK, encoded by the coding sequence ATGAAGCAAAAACTGCAGAAACTGGGTCTCCTTTGCGTCGGTGCCAGCCTCGGTGTCGCCGTTTCGCTCTCGTTCAACGCCGTCGCCGACAAGGATGCCAACACCAATCCCTTGCCGATTGACGAGCTGCGGGCATTCTCGACCGTGTTCGGTCTGATCAAGCAGAACTACGTCGAACCGGTTGAAGACAAGAAACTGATTTCCGAAGCAATCAAGGGCATGGTCTCGGGGCTCGACCCGCACTCGACCTACCTTGACGCCAAAGACTTCAAGGACCTGCAGGAAACCACCCAGGGTGAGTTCGGCGGTCTCGGCCTTGAAGTGAACATGGAAGACGGCCTGGTCCGCATCGTTTCGCCGATCGAGGACTCGCCGGCCGACAAGGCGGGCATCAAGGCCGGCGATTTCATCGTCAAGATCGATGACACCCAAGTACAAGGGATCTCGCTCACCGACGCCGTTAGCAAAATGCGCGGCAAGGCCGGCAGCAGCGTGACGCTGACCATCTTGCGCAAGGGCGCAGCCAAGCCGCTGGTACTGACGCTCAAACGCGCAGTTATTCAGGTGCAGAGCGTCAAGTTCAAGCTGGCCGAACCGGACTACGGTTATATCCGTGTCACCCAGTTTCAGGAGCGCACGACCGAAACCCTCGCCAAGGCGATCGAGACGCTCTACAAGGACAACAAGACGCCGCTGAAGGGCATCGTGCTCGACCTGCGCAACGATCCGGGTGGCCTGCTGAACAGCGCCGTCGGCGTCTCTGCCGCCTTCCTGCCCAAGGGTGCGCTGGTTGTTTACACCGAAGGCCGCAGCGCCGACGCCAAGATCCGCCTGACCGCGGAACGCGAAAACTATCTGCGTCCCGGCAACAAGGGCGACTATCTGACCGGCCTGCCCAAGGACATCAAGAACGTTCCGCTGGTGGTACTGGTGAACGGTGGCTCGGCATCGGCATCGGAAATCGTCGCCGGCGCATTGCAGGATCACAAACGAGCGCTGGTCGTCGGCACGCAATCGTTCGGCAAAGGCTCGGTGCAAACCATTCTGCCGATCGACGCCAAGTCTGCGGTCAAGCTCACCACCGCGCGCTATTACACGCCGAATGGTCGCTCCATCCAGGCCAAGGGCATCACGCCGGACATCGAGATCGAAGAAGCCACGCTCAACGGCCGCGAAGACAACGGCCTGCGCATTCGCGAAAGCGATCTTGAGCACCATCTGGACAATCCAAGCGACAAGGGCGGCAAGAGTGATGCATCCAAGCCCAAGGCCGTGATCCGGCCGAAGGCGACGCTGCCGAAGCTTGAAGCCAGCGAAGCGGAAGCCGACAGCCCGCGCGAACTGGTATCCAAGAAGGATTACCAGCTGCAACAGGCATTCAACGTGCTCAAGGTGCAGCAGTTGCTGCAGCAGAAGGATCAGCCCAAAGCAGATACCGCGGCCAAACCCAAGGCTGCGAACGGCAAGTAA
- a CDS encoding molybdopterin-synthase adenylyltransferase MoeB — MSHCPTRNAELDDSALLRYSRHILLDEIGVEGQQALSSSHALVIGAGGLGSPALLYLASAGVGSITIVDDDAVDLTNLQRQIAHTESRIGVNKAKSAAEAMRALNPQIGVHAVSERADAARLAELVANADVVLDCCDNFATRHAVNRACVAARVPLVSGAAVRFDGQLTTFDAREPGNPCYHCLFGEEGDASDGPCATFGVFAPLTGIIGAAQAAEALKLLIGLPTLIGRLQLFDARSMQWREMKYRQDPACPVCGATH, encoded by the coding sequence ATGAGCCATTGCCCAACCCGCAACGCCGAACTCGACGACAGCGCCTTGCTGCGCTACAGCCGCCACATCCTGCTTGATGAAATCGGTGTCGAAGGTCAGCAAGCGCTCTCCAGCAGCCATGCACTGGTGATCGGTGCCGGCGGGCTCGGTTCACCGGCGCTGCTTTACCTCGCCAGTGCCGGCGTCGGCAGCATCACCATCGTCGATGATGACGCAGTTGACCTGACCAATCTGCAACGGCAAATCGCCCATACCGAGTCGCGTATCGGCGTTAACAAGGCCAAGTCGGCGGCCGAAGCGATGCGCGCGCTCAATCCACAGATCGGCGTCCATGCCGTATCCGAGCGTGCCGATGCTGCCCGCTTGGCCGAACTCGTCGCGAACGCCGATGTCGTGCTCGACTGTTGCGACAATTTCGCCACCCGCCATGCCGTCAACCGCGCCTGCGTCGCCGCACGCGTGCCGCTGGTGTCGGGCGCGGCGGTTCGCTTCGACGGCCAACTGACGACCTTCGACGCGCGCGAACCGGGCAATCCCTGCTATCACTGCCTGTTTGGAGAGGAAGGCGATGCTTCGGATGGCCCGTGTGCCACTTTCGGTGTTTTCGCGCCGCTGACCGGCATCATCGGTGCGGCGCAGGCGGCCGAGGCGCTCAAGCTGCTGATCGGCCTGCCCACGCTGATCGGCCGATTGCAGTTATTCGATGCCCGCAGCATGCAATGGCGCGAGATGAAATACCGCCAAGATCCGGCCTGCCCGGTCTGCGGCGCGACGCATTGA
- the trpS gene encoding tryptophan--tRNA ligase yields the protein MTANAIPPNQIILTGDRPTGPLHLGHYVGSLQNRVVFQDQHTQFLMLADAQALTDNMGDRDKVRRNVLEVALDYLAVGIDPAKSTIFIQSQLPELTELTFYYLNLVTVARLERNPTVKEEIRLRQFQRDIPAGFLTYPVSQTADITAFKATLVPVGADQAPMIEQSNEIVRRFNANVGQDILVEATAVIPVMGRLPGIDGKAKMSKSLGNALALSASADEVSKAVKMMYTDANHLRVADPGQVEGNVVFTYLDAFEPDTALVEDLKAHYRRGGLGDMVIKRQLEQRLQALLEPIRARRAEFAADPAEVMRMLAQGTDKARAVAAQTLAEVKAALGLNYF from the coding sequence ATGACCGCCAACGCCATCCCCCCGAACCAGATCATTCTGACCGGCGACCGCCCGACCGGGCCGCTGCATCTGGGCCACTACGTCGGCTCGCTGCAAAACCGCGTGGTTTTTCAGGATCAGCACACCCAGTTCCTGATGCTCGCCGATGCGCAGGCGCTGACCGACAATATGGGCGATCGCGACAAGGTGCGGCGCAATGTGCTCGAGGTGGCGCTGGACTACCTGGCGGTGGGTATTGATCCGGCCAAGAGCACCATCTTCATCCAGTCGCAGTTGCCCGAGCTGACGGAGCTGACTTTCTACTATCTGAACCTTGTCACCGTGGCGCGGCTGGAACGCAATCCGACGGTGAAAGAGGAAATCCGCCTGCGTCAGTTCCAGCGTGATATCCCGGCCGGTTTTCTCACCTACCCGGTGAGCCAGACCGCCGACATCACCGCCTTCAAGGCGACGCTGGTGCCGGTGGGGGCCGATCAGGCGCCGATGATCGAGCAGTCGAACGAGATCGTCCGCCGCTTTAATGCCAACGTCGGGCAGGACATTCTGGTTGAAGCGACGGCGGTGATTCCGGTGATGGGCCGTCTGCCGGGCATCGACGGCAAGGCCAAGATGAGCAAATCGCTCGGCAACGCGCTGGCGCTGTCGGCCAGTGCCGACGAAGTCAGCAAGGCCGTGAAAATGATGTACACCGACGCGAACCACCTGCGCGTGGCTGATCCGGGTCAGGTCGAAGGTAATGTGGTGTTCACCTACCTTGATGCCTTCGAGCCGGACACCGCATTGGTCGAGGACCTGAAGGCACACTACCGTCGTGGTGGTCTTGGCGATATGGTGATCAAGCGCCAGCTGGAACAACGTCTGCAAGCCTTGCTGGAGCCGATTCGCGCCCGCCGGGCCGAGTTTGCCGCCGATCCGGCCGAAGTGATGCGGATGCTGGCGCAAGGCACCGATAAGGCGCGTGCCGTGGCGGCGCAGACCTTGGCCGAAGTAAAAGCGGCACTGGGACTGAATTACTTCTAA
- a CDS encoding TatD family hydrolase, whose product MLIDSHCHLDAPEFDADRDAVVAAACRAGVSQLVVPAVSAATFDMARAMRTRYGCAVAYGLHPLYTAEHRDEHLRQLGDFLANEEAVAVGEIGLDFYVPGLDTARQNAVFEAQLKLARDVDLPVIVHIRRSQDQVLKYLRKWKVRGGIAHAFNGSRQQADEFLKLGFKLGFGGAMTYSGSQRIRRLAAELPLEAIVLETDAPDMAPAWLAGPPPGRNAPDQLPRIAAVLAELRGVSVDVVIAATAANAQAVLGPLGQLRLDTMGDHGQN is encoded by the coding sequence GTGCTGATCGATAGTCATTGCCATCTTGATGCGCCCGAATTTGATGCCGATCGCGATGCGGTCGTGGCTGCCGCATGCCGGGCCGGCGTTTCGCAGCTGGTCGTCCCGGCGGTGAGCGCGGCGACTTTCGATATGGCGCGGGCCATGCGCACGCGTTATGGCTGCGCCGTCGCCTACGGTCTGCACCCGCTGTATACCGCCGAGCATCGTGACGAGCACCTGCGCCAGCTTGGCGATTTTCTTGCGAACGAAGAGGCTGTCGCGGTTGGCGAGATCGGCCTGGATTTTTATGTGCCGGGGCTGGATACCGCTCGTCAGAACGCGGTGTTCGAGGCGCAACTGAAGCTGGCGCGCGACGTTGATCTGCCGGTGATCGTGCATATCCGCCGCAGTCAGGATCAGGTGCTCAAATATCTGCGCAAATGGAAGGTGAGGGGTGGCATTGCGCACGCTTTCAACGGCAGCCGCCAGCAGGCCGACGAATTTCTCAAACTTGGATTCAAGCTCGGTTTTGGCGGCGCGATGACCTATAGCGGCTCGCAGCGAATCCGCCGGCTTGCCGCCGAACTGCCGCTTGAGGCCATCGTGCTGGAAACCGATGCGCCCGACATGGCGCCGGCGTGGCTGGCCGGGCCGCCGCCGGGGCGCAACGCCCCCGATCAGTTGCCGCGCATTGCCGCGGTATTGGCCGAGCTGCGCGGCGTGAGCGTTGATGTCGTCATCGCGGCGACGGCGGCGAATGCGCAAGCCGTGCTCGGCCCGCTCGGGCAACTGAGGCTGGACACGATGGGTGATCACGGACAGAATTGA
- a CDS encoding TerC family protein, whose amino-acid sequence MGSELWIWGVFLGVVLALLAFDLGFLNKKDSEISIRKSLKLSAFYISAGLLFGVWIWSFKGPQAGMDYFTGFLVEKSLSMDNVFIISLIFTSLAIPRALQHRVLFWGILGAIIMRAVMIGLGAALVHQFSWILLVFGAFLIITGIKMLVANDEDPDIENNRMFKFFKRHLRMVPTLQGNHFFVRGETLGRKAGWWATPLFLALVMVEAADLVFAVDSIPAIFAITQDPFIVYTSNIFAILGLRALYFALAAMVHRFHYLKYALAVVLVFIGCKIGLVYMNVKIPSVLSLTVTFGLLLAGVLYSLYKTRGEPLPEN is encoded by the coding sequence ATGGGCAGTGAATTGTGGATTTGGGGCGTGTTTCTCGGCGTGGTGCTCGCGCTGCTTGCCTTTGACCTTGGTTTTTTAAACAAAAAAGACAGTGAAATCAGCATCAGGAAAAGCCTGAAGCTGTCGGCGTTCTATATCAGCGCAGGCTTGTTGTTCGGGGTCTGGATCTGGTCGTTCAAGGGCCCGCAGGCCGGGATGGACTACTTCACCGGTTTTCTGGTCGAGAAATCGCTGTCGATGGACAACGTGTTCATCATCTCGCTGATATTCACCAGTCTGGCGATACCGCGTGCGTTGCAACACCGCGTGCTGTTCTGGGGCATTCTCGGCGCCATCATCATGCGGGCGGTGATGATCGGCCTCGGCGCTGCGCTGGTACACCAGTTCAGCTGGATTCTGCTGGTATTCGGCGCCTTCCTGATCATCACCGGCATCAAGATGCTGGTCGCCAATGACGAAGATCCGGACATCGAGAACAACCGGATGTTCAAGTTCTTCAAGCGCCACCTGCGCATGGTGCCGACGCTGCAGGGCAACCACTTCTTCGTTCGCGGTGAAACGCTCGGTCGCAAGGCCGGCTGGTGGGCGACGCCGCTGTTCCTGGCGCTGGTGATGGTCGAAGCGGCCGACCTGGTGTTCGCGGTCGACAGCATCCCGGCGATCTTTGCGATCACGCAGGATCCGTTCATCGTCTATACGTCGAACATCTTCGCGATCCTCGGCCTGCGCGCGCTGTACTTCGCGCTAGCGGCGATGGTGCACCGCTTCCACTACCTGAAATACGCACTGGCGGTGGTGCTGGTGTTCATCGGCTGCAAGATCGGCCTCGTCTACATGAACGTGAAGATCCCGTCGGTGCTGTCGCTGACGGTGACCTTCGGCCTGCTGCTTGCCGGCGTGCTGTACTCGCTGTACAAGACCCGCGGCGAGCCACTGCCAGAAAACTAG
- a CDS encoding DUF475 domain-containing protein — MLRYFYSSFIVTAIGLALAWLIGGWVGLWVTFNLALLETSLSFDNAVVNASILKHWDEKWRRRFLVWGMLIAVFGMRLLFPLVIVGVIAQASPLPGPVSLYEWAMNGHWPASDVLTMAIMRPEHYAATLTSAHIEVTAFGGAFLMMVFWTFFLNSDKHDHWIKPLEAGLVHIGRLNMAAAILSLAVLLALASELPEHEAYRFLSAGLWGVVIYAIVESLGALFGDDGAAAKTGWGGFIYLELLDASFSFDGVLGAFALTKNIFLIAIGLGVGAMFVRSFTLALVEKGTLSTLRYLEHGAFWAIGSLAAVMLIAPLVHVPEALVGGIAALLIIAAALHSWWLNRGEVDRK; from the coding sequence ATGCTGCGCTATTTCTATTCCTCATTCATCGTCACCGCCATTGGCCTCGCTTTGGCGTGGCTGATCGGTGGTTGGGTCGGACTCTGGGTCACCTTCAACCTGGCGCTGCTGGAAACCAGCTTGTCGTTCGACAATGCGGTGGTCAATGCGTCGATCCTGAAGCACTGGGACGAAAAATGGCGCCGGCGCTTCCTCGTCTGGGGGATGCTGATCGCCGTGTTTGGCATGCGGCTGTTGTTTCCGCTGGTGATCGTCGGCGTGATTGCGCAGGCGTCGCCGCTGCCGGGGCCGGTGTCGCTGTATGAATGGGCGATGAACGGCCATTGGCCGGCCAGCGACGTGCTCACGATGGCGATCATGCGCCCCGAACACTACGCCGCGACGCTGACGTCGGCGCATATCGAAGTCACCGCCTTTGGCGGCGCCTTTCTGATGATGGTGTTCTGGACCTTCTTCCTCAACAGCGACAAGCACGACCACTGGATCAAGCCACTCGAAGCCGGGCTGGTGCATATCGGCCGGCTCAATATGGCCGCGGCGATCCTGTCGCTGGCGGTGCTGCTGGCGTTGGCCAGCGAGCTACCCGAGCATGAAGCCTACCGCTTCCTGTCTGCCGGGCTGTGGGGCGTGGTGATCTACGCCATCGTTGAAAGCCTTGGCGCGCTGTTCGGCGATGACGGTGCCGCCGCCAAGACCGGTTGGGGTGGTTTCATCTATCTGGAGTTGCTGGACGCCTCGTTCTCGTTCGACGGCGTGCTCGGGGCTTTTGCGCTGACAAAGAACATCTTCCTGATCGCCATCGGCCTCGGTGTCGGTGCGATGTTCGTCCGCAGTTTTACATTGGCGCTGGTCGAAAAGGGCACGCTGTCGACCTTGCGCTATCTTGAACACGGTGCGTTCTGGGCCATCGGCTCGCTGGCTGCGGTGATGTTGATCGCACCCCTGGTTCATGTGCCCGAAGCGCTGGTTGGTGGCATTGCCGCGCTGCTGATCATCGCCGCCGCGCTGCATTCGTGGTGGCTGAACCGGGGTGAGGTCGACCGCAAGTAA
- a CDS encoding PIG-L deacetylase family protein — MSHAYLDLVQAHDALLQKQDAPLYSSLDGLNLPARQAPAADAPVVMIFAPHPDDECIIGALPLRLGREAGFRVVNVAVTQGSNLKRQPERWVEVSNACELLGWELQETIPGGLMGVSPKTRSEDPVAWAEKVNVLAALIEKYKPAVCVCPHDNDYHSAHIGTHYLVVDALKQAGHACTVAQSEFWRQMDAPNALIATNTADTADLIAALACHVEEVRRNPYHLRLPGWMADNVRRGAEVCGGQGAAAPTFSFGTIYKVSKFDGGKLLENPTKYTLAEGDDIRALFG, encoded by the coding sequence ATGAGTCACGCTTATCTCGACCTGGTTCAAGCGCACGATGCGCTGTTGCAGAAACAAGATGCCCCGCTGTACAGCTCGCTGGACGGCCTGAATCTGCCCGCCCGCCAGGCGCCGGCAGCCGACGCGCCAGTCGTGATGATCTTCGCCCCGCACCCGGATGACGAGTGCATCATCGGTGCGCTGCCGCTGCGCCTCGGCCGCGAAGCGGGTTTCCGTGTCGTCAACGTAGCGGTGACCCAGGGCTCGAACCTCAAGCGCCAGCCGGAGCGCTGGGTCGAAGTGTCGAATGCCTGCGAACTGCTCGGCTGGGAACTGCAGGAAACCATCCCGGGCGGGCTGATGGGCGTATCGCCGAAGACCCGCAGCGAAGACCCGGTGGCCTGGGCCGAGAAGGTCAACGTGCTCGCCGCGCTGATCGAGAAGTACAAGCCGGCCGTCTGTGTGTGCCCGCACGACAACGACTACCACTCGGCGCATATCGGCACCCACTATCTGGTCGTCGATGCGCTGAAGCAAGCCGGTCATGCCTGCACGGTGGCGCAGAGTGAATTCTGGCGCCAGATGGACGCGCCAAACGCGCTGATCGCCACCAATACTGCCGATACCGCCGACCTGATCGCCGCACTGGCGTGCCACGTCGAAGAAGTGCGCCGCAACCCCTACCACCTGCGCCTGCCGGGCTGGATGGCCGACAACGTCCGCCGCGGCGCCGAAGTCTGTGGCGGCCAGGGCGCGGCGGCGCCGACGTTCTCGTTCGGGACGATCTACAAGGTCAGCAAGTTCGACGGCGGCAAGCTGCTCGAGAATCCGACCAAGTACACGCTGGCCGAAGGTGACGACATCCGCGCACTGTTCGGCTGA
- a CDS encoding aspartate/glutamate racemase family protein has product MKTIGLIGGMSWESTVVYYQEINRRITQRLGGVHSARIVVDSIDFAELVPLQERGDWAAAGELLADSARRLKAAGAGIVLIGANTMHKVAANVEAVLPLLHIADATAAQLLAGGHNKVGLFGTRYTMEQDFYTGRLAEHGIATRVPDSNGRDRIHRVIYDELCKGIFTEASRAVYRDEMARLATRGVSAIVLGCTEIGLLVSGDDCALPLFDTALIHAHAAADWALAP; this is encoded by the coding sequence ATGAAAACCATCGGCCTGATCGGCGGCATGAGCTGGGAATCGACCGTCGTCTACTACCAGGAAATCAATCGCCGTATCACCCAACGCCTCGGCGGCGTGCACAGCGCGCGCATCGTCGTCGACTCGATCGACTTTGCCGAACTGGTGCCGCTGCAAGAGCGCGGCGACTGGGCCGCGGCGGGTGAGCTGCTCGCCGACTCGGCGCGGCGGCTGAAGGCGGCGGGCGCCGGCATCGTGCTGATCGGCGCCAACACCATGCACAAGGTCGCCGCCAACGTCGAGGCAGTGCTGCCGCTGCTGCATATTGCCGATGCAACCGCGGCGCAGCTTCTGGCAGGGGGTCACAACAAGGTCGGCCTGTTCGGCACCCGTTACACCATGGAGCAGGATTTCTACACCGGCCGGCTGGCCGAGCACGGCATCGCCACGCGGGTTCCCGATAGCAATGGCCGCGACCGCATCCACCGCGTGATCTACGACGAGCTGTGCAAGGGGATCTTCACCGAAGCCAGCCGCGCTGTGTATCGCGATGAAATGGCCAGGCTGGCGACGCGCGGCGTCAGCGCGATCGTGCTCGGCTGCACCGAAATCGGCCTGCTCGTGAGCGGCGACGATTGCGCACTGCCGCTGTTCGATACCGCGCTGATCCATGCCCACGCCGCAGCCGACTGGGCGCTGGCGCCCTAA